The Effusibacillus pohliae DSM 22757 genomic interval GAACTTCGTGAAGTTTCTGTTTCGCCCGAAGGTCCATGATGGCTGGGAACCTCGCCCGAATCCGAAGGGGCGTCCGGAGCCGGTCTTGTGGCAGGTCCGGGTGGCGCTGATGGAAGACGGCCGGGTGGCCAGTTTGCCGGCGAAAGGCAAGGTGTCGCAGCTTGAGTTGCGGGTGCCTGCCAATATCAAGGTGCGAAAGGGCGTGGTGACAATACAGCACCGGGGGCAGCGTGTGGCTCCGGGGTGGTACGAGATCACCGAGGATGGGAAAGTTTTGCCGAAGAGGTTGCCGCCGAAACTGAAATAAACACACGAAAATCGAGGAAGGGAAAGCGAACGGCGGGGTAAAGGGAGTTCCCGAATCGTCTGGCGCGG includes:
- a CDS encoding TcpE family conjugal transfer membrane protein, whose amino-acid sequence is MAYRTYRNLYRIRPSLSSLGQGRYRIRLPRGVQISFDTAILTAVLWLPCSLLVGTLLARWIPVSPFLLGILVAGYAGYQLSKLDPASKTVVAFLLNFVKFLFRPKVHDGWEPRPNPKGRPEPVLWQVRVALMEDGRVASLPAKGKVSQLELRVPANIKVRKGVVTIQHRGQRVAPGWYEITEDGKVLPKRLPPKLK